Part of the Sulfuricurvum kujiense DSM 16994 genome, ACCCGTAGAGACGGGGGTGATCGGCTCCATCCTCGTCAAAGAGGGGCAAAGCGTTAAAAAAGGGGAGGTGCTCATGGAGATCGACCCTTCGGTAACGCAGAGCGATCTCGCATCCAAACAAAAGAACCTCACACTGCTCGAACTCGAAATTGAGAGGCTCGATGCCCAGATCAACGATAGAGCGTTCCATCCTAGCCGCAAATGCCAAGAGAGCACCGCCATCGCCACTCAGCAGATGATGTATACCTCCGGTAAACTCGCCTACGATCAACAGCGTCAAGTGCTCCAAGAGCAGATTCGTCAGAACGATGAAGCGACCGAAGCGGCAAAAGCGGATAAAAGCAGACTCAAACAACTTCTCACCTCCGCAAAAGAACATGAAGCCAGACTCAAAGAGGTACTCGACATCATTGCCAAAAAAGAGTATATCGATGCACAAAACCAGCGGATAGAATACCAAGAACAGCTCACCATGAAAGAGCATGCCATCGCTCAGTCCCAAGGGAAACTCAATGAGCTCAACCAACAGCTCAGACTCGTTACCCAAGAGTACCGTAACAAACTCCTAGCCGACCTCACCCAAAAGTCCAAAGAGGCGACGTCTCTGCGTACCGAAGTCGAAACGACCCAGTTTCGTAATGCCAAACAGCAGATCATCGCCCCTGTTGACGGCACTATCGGCAAACTTCTTGTCCATACCGTAGGCGGTGTCGTTACCCCGGCAGAGAAACTCCTCACTGTGATCCCCAAAGGGGTCCCCCTTATCATCAAAGCGACCGTCCTCAACCAAGACATCGGATTCGTAACCAAGGAGATGGAAGCAGCGGTGAAGATCGATACGTTCGATTTCCAAAAGTACGGACTTATTCACGGAGAGGTCAAACACATCGCCGATGATGCGATAGACGATGAGAAGCTCGGACCCGTCTATGAGATCGCTATCGCACCTTCTAGTCTGACGCTCAAAGGGGAGGGAAAAACCCTCTCCATCCATCCGGGGATGAGCGTCACAGCAGAACTCAAAGTCGGTAAACGCAGAGTGATCGAGTTCTTTATCTACCCGATGATCAAATATCTCGATGAAGGGTTGAGTGTGAGATGAAGAAAAAGCATTTAAAAGGAATCAATTTCATGAAAAGAGGTAATTAAAAATGACTAAAGAGAAAAAAATGTGGCTTATCGCCGACAGCAATTATGACGGCATCATCGATAGACGTGACGAACTCTACAATCAGCTGAAAATTTGGCAAGACACCAACGGTGACGGTATCTCTCAGGAAAGTGAATTAAAAACCCTCACCCCCTCAGGAGTAAGCAACATCGAACTCAACGTATTTGCCACCAATATCAACCTAAACGGAAACCTCCTTAGTGAAGCGGGACGCTACAGTGACAGTAGCGGTGAGCGTTCTCTCGCCGCCGATATCGAACTTACCTTTGATTCGCGGATCACTACCGTCGATACCTCTCTGATCCCCGATTATACCATCCATCCCGATGCGGAAACTCTGCCGAAACTGCGAGGATACGGAACGGTCTACAACAGCTCCATCGCCTACAACGTCAACGATACTCTCCGTAATCTCGCCATTAGTATGTCACACGACATTACTGCCGTCGCCACACAGTTTGATGCGTTTATCGCCGAATGGTCGGGATTGAATACTCTATTGCGAAACGCTCAGGAGAAATACGCTCTCACCACCGCACCAATCCTCTCGGAAATGGATAAAAAAGTATGGATATACGAACACTTTATAGGAGTTGACCGTTTCAGCAGCGGTATCGAAGCACGGATTAATGCAACGGCATCGGAGATGAAGACAGGGGCTTCGGCGAATGTAGCAGCGGGGCGGTATTTTAAATCAAATTCAACACAAAGGAAAGCAGCATGAGTCAGTTTTTAAAATGTGAATTTTTCACATTATTGAAGTTAGTAGGACTTCTAATAACAGTCAATATTATTGTAAAAATTATAGGAGCAGAGTCTTATTCAAAAGTCATATTGCTTGCTAGCGTAATAGCTATTGTAATCTATATATTTTTATTTATATGGAAATTTATACGAGTGCTTGTTACGAATGACTCAGAATATCAGTGTAAGCAAGGTGATACATTCAAAAGAGCATTAACTTGGCTCTCTAATATTGTTTAAAAGGATTTTAATATGGCAGGAACATTAGAAACAGCGGGTGGAATGATAGGTAGTGCAGTTGTTAATACGGCTGCTATTGCAGCAGCAATATTAATATTGAGATCAGGAAGAGCAAGTGACCCAAGATTAATTGCAGGTGCTATGGCATATTATGTTGCAGTAAAACAAACTGGAAAATTAAATGGTGCAGAATTTGGAAAGGCTTTGGATGATCTTTTAAAAAAGGAATATGGCATTGATGTTGATAAAATTTTAGAACAACAATTTGAAGAGCATCTTATGCCGATTTTGAAGGATTATTTAGGCTATAAAGATACATGGGAAAAATGGCTTGATTCGACAACCAATGACTCGATACCGCTGGCAAATTTTAATGATTTACTCAAAGATTACCAAAGTGGAGATACTCCTTCCCCAGACGACCTCACCTACGATCCCAATAAACTTACACCAATTACACCTGATCGCGATACCGACCACGATGGAACACCGGATTGGCGTGATACTGATATGGACGGAGACGGAATAGACGATAGAGATGATACAGATAGAGATGGAGACAATATTCCAGACGAAATCGATCCCGATCCATTTGCACCTGAACCCAGTCCAGACGATGGTCACCCATTCGATCCCGAAACATTCGATCCGCCCCGTCGTCGTGATCCGCTAGTCCTAGATCTAAACAAAGACGGTCTGATCTCTACCGTTTCCCTCGCGGATTCGACAGCGTTCTTTGACCTCACAGGAGACGGTATCAAAGAAAAAGTAGGCTGGGTACAAGCTTCCGAGGGGATCATCGTAATGGATAAAAACGGTAATAGTAAGATAGATGGAATCAGTGAAGTATTCGGAACCGCTACGACGAGCGGATTTGCGGAACTGAGAAGTATCGCCGACAGCAATTATGAGAAGGTGAATGGCGAAGCCAGAGAGACCACCCTGGGGTGCGGCATCATCGATAGACGTGACGAACTCTACAATCAGCTGAAAATCTGGCAAGACACCAACGGTGACGGTATCTCTCAGGAAAGTGAATTAAAAACCCTCACCCCCGCAGGGGTAAGCAACATCGAACTCAACGTATTTGCTACCAACATCAACCTAAACGGAAACCTCCTTAGTGAAGCGGGACGCTACGGTGACAGTAGCGGTGAGCGTTCTCTCGCCGCTATATTTGAGACAATTAATAATCGGAATTTTAAAAATACAAGGAGAGTAGCATGATTATAGTTTCAATAGGATTGTTTTGTATTTTAGTTAGTGCAGTTGTTTTTATTCATCAATGGCTGGAAAGTGGATTAATTAACAAAGAAGATAGAGAAAAATATCTTTTGATATCTAGTAAGAAAAAAGAAAATCAAACTGAAGAAGAACGTGAGTTTGTTTGGAATAATCAGTATGCATACGTCACATCTAAAATTAGAAGCATTATCTTCCAATTTGGTGTTATTTTAGTCATATCAGGCTTATTTATGAATTATATTACAAAATAAAAGGAAAAAAAATGGCAATCGAAACAATAACATTGGAACCAATTGTAGTAACTCCTAATAACAATCAGTCAAACATTGAAAGAGCTGAAATAATAGCGAATTGGATTCAAACAACAGCAAATATAGTTGCGAAAAAATTTGGAAATACTACGGGGCAAGCTTTTTCAAATTTTTTAACTGGAAATGGAGCTGCTACAACCAGTATAGGTGATCTTATTGATAAGCTCAATAAAGGGACTGCCACAGGAGACGATGTCGCTGATGCACTGCAAGATATGGCATCCATTGTTGCAGGATTCGGAGTAATGGCAGGATATGCAAATCCTTGGATGTTTGGATGGCTGACAATTGTTGGTGGGACGCGAGGTGTATTGGATTATTTAGATACACATCCTGAACTCAAAAGTGACATATTAGACTTATTCTCAAATCCATTGACACAAGATGAATGGCTTGATATATGGTACGATCTTGAAAAACAGTACAGTATTGATGACTTACTGGAACAACTTGGCATTGATCCTAATTTAATTCCTATACCAGCACCTGAACCCAACCCCGCCGACGGTCATCCATTCGATCCTCAAACCTTTGATCCGCCCCGTCGTCGTGATCCGCTAGTCCTAGATCTAAACAAAGACGGTCTGATCTCTACCGTTTCCCTCGCGGATTCGACAGCGTTCTTTGACCTCACAGGAGACGGTATCAAAGAAAAAGTAGGCTGGGTAAATGCCTCTGAGGGGATCGTCGTAATGGATAAAAACGGTAATAGTAAGATAGATGGAATCAGTGAAGTATTCGGAACCGCTACGACGAGCGGATTTGCGGAACTGAGAAGTATCGCCGACAGCAATTATGAGAAGGTGAATGGCGAAGCCAGAGAGACCACCCTGGGGTGCGGCATCATCGATAGACGTGACGAACTCTACAATCAGCTGAAAATCTGGCAAGACACCAACGGTGACGGTATCTCTCAGGAAAGTGAATTAAAAACCCTCACCCCCGCAGGGGTAAGCAACATCGAACTAAACGTATTTGCCACCAACATCAATCTTAACGGAAACCTCCTCAGTGAAGCGGGACGCTACGGTGACAGTAGCGGTGAGCGTTCTCTCGCCGCCGATATCGAACTCACCTTTGATTCGCGGATCACTACCGTCGATACCTCTCTGATCCCCGATTATACCGTCCATCCTGATGCAGCAACCCTGCCGAAACTGCGAGGATACGGAACGGTCTACAACAGTGAAATCGCCTACAACGTCAACGATAATCTCCGAAATCTAGCTATCGGTATGTCACAAGATATTACCGCCGTAGCCACACAGTTTGATGCGTTTATCGCCGAATGGTCGGGGCTGAATACTCTTCTACGAACTGCACAAGATAAATACAACCTCACCACTGCTCCAATACTTTCCAAAATGGATAAAAAAGTATGGATTTACGAACACTTTATAGGAGTTGACCGTTTCAGCAGCGGTATCGAAGTACGGATTAATGCAACGGCACAGGCGATGAAGACAGGGGCTTCGGCGAATGTAGCAGCGGGGCGGTATTTTAAATCAAATTCAACACAAAGGAAAGCAGCATGACAAACAATAAAGGAATTTATCAGCAAGGAATAAAAAATGGTTAAGGCATCTTCTTTATGTATTATTGGTGTGATTTTAATAGTTGTTGGTATTTGGTTATATGCGACTATTTATTGGGATAATAGGAATGCTCCTGGATTTCAAGAGAAATTAAAAAATCTTGAAGAAAAAGAAAGAAAGAAAGAAACACTTAGTTTTGGTGATTATCTTAATTTACGATCACAAAGTATTATGAAGAGTATTTCAAAAGTATCTATTGTAGCTGGCTTGATAGTTGTTGCAATAGGATGCATATTAAAATCAGTTTACTAAGGAAGAACTATGGCGACATCAACTACCGAAATTGAAGCTTTTGCTGACAAAATACAACTAATGGGTTTAATACCTGGTCCACAAAAACCTTATATAGGATTTTTAAGTGCGAATGGGGGATTAGTAACCAGTCTTGGCGATTTGATTAACAAAATAGACAATGGTACTGTTACACGTAATGACTATATTGATGTATTGAAAGATATAGGTGCAGTTGGAACTGGAGCAGCAGCATTAGCAAACTTAACAGGTTTAGTTGCAGTAAATCCATTATTATTGCTTGGATTAG contains:
- a CDS encoding HlyD family type I secretion periplasmic adaptor subunit; protein product: MGLFHTKDKHEFTPLLVEIEERPTSPLGRSLLWSLFAFLTISLLWLFLAKIDVVVSARGKVVPDGEIKTLQPVETGVIGSILVKEGQSVKKGEVLMEIDPSVTQSDLASKQKNLTLLELEIERLDAQINDRAFHPSRKCQESTAIATQQMMYTSGKLAYDQQRQVLQEQIRQNDEATEAAKADKSRLKQLLTSAKEHEARLKEVLDIIAKKEYIDAQNQRIEYQEQLTMKEHAIAQSQGKLNELNQQLRLVTQEYRNKLLADLTQKSKEATSLRTEVETTQFRNAKQQIIAPVDGTIGKLLVHTVGGVVTPAEKLLTVIPKGVPLIIKATVLNQDIGFVTKEMEAAVKIDTFDFQKYGLIHGEVKHIADDAIDDEKLGPVYEIAIAPSSLTLKGEGKTLSIHPGMSVTAELKVGKRRVIEFFIYPMIKYLDEGLSVR